A genomic region of Palaemon carinicauda isolate YSFRI2023 chromosome 22, ASM3689809v2, whole genome shotgun sequence contains the following coding sequences:
- the LOC137615934 gene encoding piggyBac transposable element-derived protein 4-like — translation MYDSKKPTKWGIRIYDIADALTEYILGLIPYYGKATIECLGYAGHLFTTRIVLTLVDIVTRATRETGYHVYTGRLYTNLSLAAELLEKKIHITGTINTNRKGLPPQVKKRKRSSVGTVRLYVKNKRCHILSWKDKRDVIMCSTYHTTRTTQHRRVMKGNLEQVIEKPVMVSEYTSNMGGVDRADHYISSYCFLQKSLKWWRKVYFFLLEVAIVNSFILHRIHMKSKGLKVLSHLQFRKELVKELAGNVRNAVQNGRSTSVDENRLNGKLHIIAKQDRKHSVECIVCSDRRGPGGRKETKYCCKTCTRQPAMHPECFEAYHTKKDYKKKYT, via the coding sequence ATGTACGACAGCAAAAAACCTACAAAATGGGGCATCAGAATATATGATATTGCCGATGCACTGACGGAATATATTCTAGGTTTGATTCCGTATTACGGCAAAGCTACTATCGAGTGCCTTGGTTATGCTGGTCATCTCTTCACCACTCGCATTGTATTGACACTAGTAGACATCGTTACGCGTGCCACAAGAGAAACTGGATACCATGTTTATACGGGTCGTCTTTATACAAACTTATCTCTAGCTGCGGAACTTCTGGAGAAAAAAATTCACATCACTGGAACGATAAATACGAATAGGAAAGGCCTTCCCCctcaagtgaagaaaagaaaaagatcatcGGTAGGAACAGTAAGGTTGTATGTGAAAAACAAGCGATGCCATATTTTGTCTTGGAAAGATAAGAGGGACGTCATTATGTGCTCTACATACCATACCACAAGAACCACCCAACATCGCCGTGTTATGAAAGGGAATTTAGAACAAGTTATTGAAAAACCAGTGATGGTCTCTGAATATACTTCTAACATGGGAGGAGTGGATCGTGCAGATCATTACATATCATCATACTGCTTCCTACAAAAATCATTGAAATGGTGGAGAAAAGTTTACTTTTTCCTTTTGGAAGTAGCCATAGTGAATAGTTTCATTCTCCATCGTATTCATATGAAATCAAAAGGGTTGAAGGTATTATCTCATCTTCAGTTCCGGAAAGAATTGGTGAAAGAATTGGCAGGAAACGTAAGAAATGCGGTTCAAAATGGAAGAAGCACATCTGTTGATGAGAATAGGTTGAATGGAAAATTACATATAATAGCCAAACAAGACAGGAAACACTCCGTCGAATGCATTGTGTGCAGTGATAGACGTGGACCTGGTGGAAGGAAAGAAACCAAATATTGCTGTAAAACTTGTACCAGGCAACCTGCAATGCATCCTGAGTGCTTTGAAGCTTACCATacaaaaaaggattacaaaaagaaatatacttaa